The proteins below come from a single Tsuneonella deserti genomic window:
- a CDS encoding class I adenylate-forming enzyme family protein: protein MEVRTQLRRAASYFSSETALVHGDRRLTFAEAWSRGVRLANALADRGLMPGDRIATLETNSIEAVDILLASAIGNFVRVPLYARNRRESHEHMIKSTGCKLALVDRLLGSEIEGLDAEIGSLRRIIVRDDGYEGWLASASEIDPDPAVSPDDYCVIRHTGGTTGKPKGVAYRHRAWMAICAAFFELGPNVNRGDAILHVGPLSHASGFMFLPGWYSGARNVMVDSFDPGSFLDILAREEITHGFVAPTILNAVVHHEGASRRSFPKLKYLLSASAPISESTLRKSADLFGEHVLHSAYGQTEILPVAGMGPDAWFSTLDGSSPISAVGRPMPLVDVEIRDEAGTVLGPGEPGEIVARYEGVQMDGFWDDPEETARRMVDGWIKTGDIGTLDANGLLYLLDRSNDMIVSGGFNIYPNEIENVIAEHPHVIEVAVFGIPHKKWGETPLAMVRLTQDATVTEADIIELVRTRLGSTKKPSRVEFTLDPLPLSNVGKVLRSKLREPYWAGHDHRVAGA from the coding sequence ATGGAGGTCCGCACGCAGTTAAGGCGTGCCGCCTCTTATTTCTCGTCAGAGACGGCGCTTGTTCACGGCGATCGGCGTCTCACTTTCGCCGAGGCTTGGTCGCGTGGTGTCCGGCTTGCGAACGCGTTGGCTGATCGGGGGCTCATGCCCGGCGACCGCATTGCGACCCTTGAAACGAACTCGATCGAAGCGGTCGATATTCTTCTCGCCTCCGCAATCGGGAATTTCGTTCGCGTGCCACTCTATGCGCGCAACCGACGTGAATCTCACGAGCATATGATCAAGAGCACGGGCTGTAAGTTAGCCCTCGTAGATAGGTTGCTTGGTAGCGAAATAGAGGGGCTTGACGCGGAAATCGGATCGCTCAGACGCATCATCGTCCGCGACGACGGGTATGAAGGCTGGCTCGCATCGGCATCCGAAATTGATCCGGACCCCGCCGTTTCGCCTGACGATTACTGCGTCATCCGTCATACGGGCGGCACGACGGGCAAGCCGAAAGGCGTGGCTTATCGGCATCGTGCTTGGATGGCCATCTGTGCGGCATTTTTCGAACTAGGCCCTAACGTGAATCGCGGGGATGCTATCCTGCACGTCGGACCGTTGTCTCACGCGTCAGGGTTCATGTTCCTACCGGGATGGTACAGTGGCGCGCGGAATGTGATGGTCGATAGCTTCGATCCAGGATCATTTCTCGATATTCTCGCGCGAGAAGAGATAACCCACGGATTCGTCGCCCCGACCATCCTTAATGCTGTCGTCCACCATGAAGGCGCCAGCCGCCGTAGCTTTCCGAAACTGAAGTACCTGCTGTCCGCCTCCGCCCCGATTTCGGAATCAACCCTGCGCAAATCAGCGGATCTGTTCGGAGAGCATGTCCTGCATTCAGCCTACGGGCAGACGGAAATTCTTCCTGTCGCAGGAATGGGTCCCGACGCTTGGTTCTCGACGCTCGATGGCTCCAGCCCCATCAGTGCAGTGGGACGGCCAATGCCCCTGGTCGATGTAGAGATCCGTGATGAAGCCGGTACAGTTCTCGGGCCTGGCGAACCGGGCGAAATCGTAGCGCGCTACGAAGGTGTCCAGATGGATGGCTTCTGGGACGATCCGGAAGAAACTGCACGTCGAATGGTTGATGGGTGGATAAAGACCGGCGATATAGGAACACTCGACGCTAACGGGTTACTATACTTGCTGGACCGAAGCAATGACATGATCGTGTCGGGTGGCTTCAATATCTACCCTAATGAAATCGAAAACGTGATTGCGGAACATCCGCATGTGATCGAAGTGGCAGTATTTGGAATTCCGCACAAGAAATGGGGAGAAACTCCCCTTGCGATGGTGCGGCTTACGCAGGATGCCACTGTTACCGAGGCTGACATCATTGAATTGGTGCGCACCCGTCTGGGCTCCACCAAAAAGCCAAGTCGTGTTGAGTTCACGCTCGATCCGTTGCCACTAAGTAACGTCGGCAAAGTGCTGCGCTCGAAGTTGCGCGAACCATATTGGGCAGGGCATGACCATCGCGTCGCAGGCGCATGA